The following DNA comes from Rhodanobacter sp. AS-Z3.
GCGAAAGATGACCTCAGCAGGAGCCATGCTTTCGTCAGCCACCAGATCCATCAGACCGGGCTTTTCGCTGAGCCCGAAGGCGTGGGTAACGTCGGATTTCGGTATGTCGCCGTCGACCAGCAGCACTTCGTAGTCGGTCTCGCGCGCCAGACTCAAGGCCAGATTCACCGCGGTGAAGGTCTTGCCCTCCGCGGGTTCGGCACTGGTCACCATGATTCGCTTGCCGCGGGCAAACGTTTCCGAACCCTTGCCAATCGCGTTGGCAAGCAGCGGACGTTTGACGGAACGCAATTCATCCGACAACTGGCGTTCCGCCTCATCGTCCGACGGAAGCAAGCCGATGCGCTTGAGTGCTTTGATATCCACATGCGACGGCGCCGCCGTGATCACCGGCTGAGCAGACTCGCGCGCGCGTTCCTGGGCACGCTCTACGGTCGGCACGGCTTGCTGCGGCCTGGGCTCATCCGGGATCGGAGCGGACGACTCTACCGGCAGGGTTTTAAGCTTTGCGACTGCTTTCTCGACGATGCTCATGCGCCACCCATGACAAATAATTGCTGCACCACGCGCGCAAGCTGGCCATTGAACACAAAGGCAAACGCCAGTGCCATGGGCAACAGGCTCGCCCCCGCAAGAAATCCGATGACATCACGACGCTGTCGCCAGCCGCGCGCACCCGAGACAATCAAACTGATGGCGCCAATGACCGGATAGCTGCCGTACGCCTGCAAATCCCTCAGGCTGGTGAATACCGGCGTCAACTTGTGCAGCAGATACCCAAACCCGGCACCAGATGCCAGCGCAAAAGCGAACACCAGAAGCAGCAGCACGCCGCGGTTCGGGCTCACCGGCAGCAACGGCACCAGCGGTGGATTGATCACGCGGAACTTCAGGTTGTTGCCGCTTTGCGTGGCGTCCTGAGACAGTTGCGCGGTGTTCAAACGCTCCAGCAACTGGTCGTACTGCTTCTTGGTGACGTCATAGTTGCGGGTCAACTGCTGCAACGTGGCCTGCACGTCGGTGATCCGGTCTGCCCCGCCCTTGAGATCGGAAATCTGCCGTTGTTGAAGCGCGATCTGGGTAGCCAGCGTCTGGATGCTGACCTGGGTGGTGTACATCGACTTCTGCATCTCCTGATACACCGGATTGTCCGAAGCCACACCCATCATCGAACCACTGGCGACATTCTTTTGCAGCGCCGCGCGCCGCGCCTGAAGCTGGGCAATCATGCGGCGCGTGGAAATCACGTCCGGATATTCGTCGGTATAGCTCAGCAACAGCGTGCTGAGCTTCTGCTGGTACGTCGCGATCTGACTGTCGACATCCTGGGTGCGCGGATCGATGCCCGAGGATGCAGAACCCGTGGCCATCGCGCGCATCTGCTGCTGCGTGGTCGCGCGGCTGGAAATGGCCGTGTCGTACTGGGCCTGCAATGCCTGCAACTGCGTCTGGGCAGCCTGCAGCCGCATGAAGTAATTGCTGCCGCCCTGGGTCGGAATGAAGCCGACGTTGGCTTTCTGGAAGTCGGCGAGCTTGGTTTCCGCCTCGCTCAGCCGCTTGCCGTAATCCTGAACCTGCTGTTCCAGGAAGTTCTGCGCCGTGGTGGTCGAAGCGGTATTGGCGCCTACCGTATCGTTCATCAGGATCTGCAGAAACGCCTGCACGACCCGCTGGGCCATTTGCGGGTCGGAATCGTTATAGCTGAGATTGTAGAGATTCTGCGTACCCGCGGACTTTATCTGCACCGCCTTGCCCAACCGCAGCAGCAATTCGTCCTTGCCGGCCGGCGTCGACACGCGCACCGACAAGCCCGTCTTGTCCGCTACCGTTTCAAGATTGGGCTGCGACAGCAGCGTATGGGTAACCACCTCCAGGCGCGCGCGAACGTCCGGCTGCACCGCAACCCCGCGCAGTAGCGGGTTGGTCAGCGCATCCGTGTCGGCATACACCTGGGCGCTGGCTTCGTACTTGTTGGGAAGGCTGAAAACAAGCAAGGCGCCCGCAATCATCACGCACCAAGCCACAGCCAGTGCACGCCAGCGGTAGCGCCATGCGGCGCGTGCCTCCAGCAGCACGGTCTGGAACAGCTCATGTAAATCGAATGATTCGTTCTGCATTACGTTCTTTTCCGAGGGCGCCAGCCGCAGGCGCATGCGCGCCTGGTCGTATCAAAACAAGGACTGGGGAATGATCAGGATGTCCCCGGGGCGCATGACGACGTTGTTCTTGATCGAGCCACCCATCAGCTCGCCGAGCCGCACCGGGATGCTTTGCTCCGTGCCGTCGGGCAGATGACGAATGATCTTGGCGCTGTTGCCAGCGGCGAATTTGGTGAGGCCACCGACATCGATCATCACGTCCAGCACGGTCATGCCGCTGCGATAAGGCACGGCCTTGGGCGTGGCCGCCTGCCCGACAACACGCACCTGCTGGCTGTAAGCGCCAACGAAACTCTTGACGATCACGGTCACCAGCGGCGAGCGGATGTAGCGACCCAACTCGGTTTCAAGATCCTTGCCCAGCTCTTCCGGAGACTTGCCGGCGGCCACGATGGACTGCACCAGCGGAATCGAGACGCGCCCATCCGGGCGCACCGGAACGGTGGTGGTCAGCGTCGGATTGTCACGCACGAAGATTTCCAGCGAATCGCCCGGCCCGATGAGGTAGCGCTCTGCAGCTTGCGGCGCCGCAGATGCCGCCGTCTTCGGCAGGGGCGCCGTGCTGCAACCGGCAAGCAACACAAGACCTGCCGCCATGGCCAGCCAGAGAACAAAGTTTCTCGATAACGATTTCACTGCTCTTCTCCTAAATTTCAGCGGGCGCCGCGTCCGAACAGCACCACTTCCACCGTCTGGATGAGAATGGTCAGGTCGAACACCAGATTCTGGTTCTTCACGTAAAACAGGTCGAACTTCAGCTTTTCCTCGGCATCCTCCACGGAGGCTCCGTAGGTATAGCGCAGCTGCGCCCAACCAGTCAGCCCCGGCTTGACGCAATGTCGTAGCCAGTAATACCCAATGCGAATGTTGAAGTCGTCGACAAAATGCGGCCGTTCCGGGCGCGGGCCGATGATACTCATGTCGCCACGCAACACGTTCCATAGCTGCGGCAACTCGTCCAGGCGCACCTTTCGGATGAATCGCCCCACCCGCGTTACCCGATCGTCGTCCTTGGTGGCCCAACGCGCCACACCATCGAGTTCGGCGTCGGTACGCATGCTGCGAAACTTGATCACCTGAAACGGTTTGCCGTTCTCCCCGACACGCTCCTGGCGATACAGAATGGGCGCGCCGCGACCTGACTCCAGCCGGATCGCCAGCATCGTCAACAGCATGAATGGCCACGTCATGAGCAACACCAGCAACGCGACACACACGTCAAAGGTGCGCTTGGTCAGTCGACGCGACATCGAAATGCTGAAGCCTTCGGAAAAGACCAACCACGACGGATTGGTGAGATCCATCTTGATTTTGCCGGCTTCACGTTCGAAGAAATCGGCAAGTTCGGTCACCGCGATGCCACGTTGCTTGCATTCCAGCAGCGCGCCGATCGGCAAGGTGCCGCGCCGGTCATCCGGCCCCACCACGATTTCCTCGACGCCGTGCCGAGTCGCCCACTCGAACAGCGCCTCGTCCGGGTGCCCCAGCAACGGGACGGAAACACATACCGGGTCGTCGCCGACAGGTATGCAACCGAGAATCTTGAATCCACGCTGGTCGGACTTGCGGCGCATCATGCGGATGACTTCAGCAGCACGTTCGCCGGCACCAAGCATGATGACGCTACGCTTGAACAAGTCAGCGTCTACAAGGCTCAGGAACAGTATTCGCCACAACGCCACCACGACGTAGCCCAGCAGCAACGCCAGAATCAGCACGCCACGACCAAGGTAGGCCGGCGCAAACAGGTAATACAACACGGTCAGCGAAATGCCGCCCAGCAGGAAAGCCACGCCCTGTCGGCTCAGCCGGCCCAGCCAGCCCGCACGCAGATGAACCTGATACAGGCCCAGCGACGCCATGGAGAAAATCAGCACCCCCGCCACCAGCAGCGAACGCCAGTGCAGGCTTGCGCCAAACACCTCTTGCGCGTTCGCGTCTCCCCAAAAACGTATCCTCAAGGCGGCGTGAATACACGCCTCCAGCAGCCCAAACTCGATTACCACGAGCAGCAGCTGCCAACGGACCGCTCCCTGTCGGAACATTCGATTCACATCGCACTCCTCTTTCTGACGAGTCCTTCTGTCAGTCCACCGCTTCGCAAAACAGCCGCTTACGTTATCACGAAGTGTGACCGAGTTCAGGTTTATGAAAAGGTGGAGGTGATAAAGCACGAAACATGCCCGAACTTGGAAGCGGCCTGGCCGAAGACTCGCTCAGCCTCGCCCCAGTAATCCGGCCGCGCGGCGGCCACGGGAAGACAAAAGGCGGATCTCACACGAGTGAATTCCTGAAATCGTCAACGATTCAGCCGCCCACCGGGTGGACGCCCATGATCACCGGCGTTTTCGCCGGAGCCTCCCCGAGCGAGAGCTTCACCAGGCTTCACCCGCGGCCTTCACACGGTTCAGAGCTGGGCTCGTTCAGGTCCAGCCTTCGCGTCACCGCCGTCGTGAGGCGCAACATGCGTGGCAAATTGTCACGTTGTAGCTGGCAAGGTCACTTCCTGACCACTTCATGCTGCACCGGCAAGACGCGTTTCTCCATTCCATTCAGGAAGCCTGGGCCGTTGGACCGGCGAAGTTCGGCCTGGCCACGCAGGATCGAGCCTGCCTGACCCTGGCGGGCACCGCAGAATCGATCGCGTGAGCGCCACACCGGCACGTATGGAATGCGACGACGACTTGAAGACTTGCTTCAGAAGCCCACCCCCAGGGTTTGCGGATACCCGGCCCGCCATTTCAACAAGGCTGGCAACTTCCAAGCCAAGGCAGATGCGGGCACGTTGAGCAGTTCCTGCAACACCCACCGGCCGCAGCACCGAATGGCTGGGCTCGCAGCTTGCCAGCAGCGCCACGCGGTTCGTTTTCTCGCAGCGGCTATTTGCTGGAAACCAGCGGCCAGGTTGTCGGTACTGGTCAAGTAACCCGCAGCGCAGCGGCTGTCGTCTTCGCGCTGTAAGCACCGCTGTTGCGAAGCGCGGCAGGACCACATCGCCTTCGGCAGTGGCTGACGACTACACTCGTCGCTCGGCTATGAGTCGTATGCCGAGTTCAAAGCCCATATCGCCCGCGCCTTCGGTGCCCGTGTCTTTGAACGAACCCTCACCGTTCCGGTCCCGCACATGAGCACATCAGCATGAATACCATCCTCGTCACCGGCGGCGCCGGATATATCGGCAGCCACGTCGTCCAGCAGCTCACCGAACGTGGCGAGCGGGTGGTCGTACTCGACAATCTCACCAGTGGTTTTCGCGAAGCCGTGGGTAGCGCCGAACTGGTCGTTGGCGATGTCGGCGACCAAGCGCTGGTCGCGCGCGTGCTGAGTGAACACCGGATCAGCGCCGTGCTGCACTTCGCAGCGCACACGGTGGTACCCGAGTCGGTCCGTGATCCGCTCAAGTACTACGGCAACAACACCTGCAAGACACGCAACCTGCTGGCCTGCTGCGTCGACGCCGGCGTGCGCCGATTCCTGTTCTCGTCGACCGCCGCCGTTTACGGCATGCCCACCAGCGGCATCGCCGACGAGGACACGCCACTACAGCCGATCAATCCGTACGGCATGTCCAAGCTGATGTCCGAGACCATGTTGCGCGACCTCGGCGCCGCCGGCGCGATGCAATACGTGATCCTTCGCTACTTCAATGTCGCCGGCTGCGACCCGCAGGGCCGCATCGGCCAGTCCACGCCCCACGCCACGCTGCTGCTCAAAGTTGCCTGTGAACATGCCGTCGGCAAGCGACCCAGCCTGTCCATCTTCGGCACGGACTACGACACCCCCGACGGCACCGGCATTCGCGACTACATCCACGTCGAGGACCTTGCCGCCGCCCATCTGCGCGCGCTCGATCACCTTCGCGCCGACGGCGAATCACTCACCCTGAATTGCGGCTACGGCCACGGCTACAGCGTGCGCGAAGTCATCGACGCCGTGCAGCGGATCAGCGGACGCGCACTGACCGTGATCGAACAACCGCGCCGCGCCGGCGACCCCCCCATGCTGATTGCCCGCGCCGACCGCCTGCGCGAACGCCTCGGCTGGACCCCGCGGCACGATGATCTGGATTTCATCGTGCGCACGGCGCTGGCGTGGGAACAGAAGCTGGCGGCGGACGCTACGCCGGCGTGATTTCGCAACAAAGGCCTCGCCGGCAGCGATAAAGCGGAGGCCGCTGGACGCGCGCCATGCGCAACTCAACTTATCCGGGGTTGATGATGTCCGATACGAAGCGGCTTGCCTCTGAACAAGCCCGCGAGCATCCAGGATTTGATAGAGAGCCGCGCTACCCCGACTTGATGGGTCCCCGTCCAACGCTCAGCCACAAATCCAGCTACGAGGCCGCACGGCCTGGCTGAGCTACCTCGGATTTGGCCCGCAAGGCTTCATACAGTTGTGCCGGACCCAGCAGTATGTCCTTCAGGCCATTGCGCACCCGCTCCGAACCCAGCGCCTGGGTACTCATGGTTGAATGTGCCTCCAGCGCATCCATGATCGCCTGCATCAACGCATGCTTCAGGTCGGGTGAGTTGGCAAACTGTTCCTTGCTGTTGTTGCCGGCCTGCTGCACCAGGGTTTCGTTCTCCAGCAGCTTGCCCTTGAGCACGCCGTTGACGTAGACCAACTGGTCGTCGTCGGTCAGTTGTCCCTCGAACAGACCATTGACCTTCTCGATGATCTCGGCCAGCAAGGCGTGCTGCTTGTCCTGCAACGCGCCACTACCGACTGCGTCCATGGCCGGAATTTTGTAGCCACCCTTACCGTCGTCCTGGAGGTTCATCGGCTGCCGACCCGCACTGCGCACGGTGTGATGGGTCAGCACCACTTTCGACAAATCCACGGTGTCACGCTCGCGGCCAAACTCCAGCAGGGGGATCAGCCGCTTGTAGAAGATGAAGCGTTTTTCGATATCGGTATTGCCGTAATCGAATACCTGCGACAGAAACGCATACAGGCGCACGTAGGCGCCCATGTCGTTCTTGAACAACACCAGCGCGTCCAGTGTGTCTTTGCTCGCCTCGGCCGCCTTGTCGTCGCCGTCCGCCGGTGCGCTCGACCGCGCCTGCTGCGCGGTCTTGTAACGAGTCAGCAACCGCTGTGCGACGGGAGCAATCGCGGCGCTCAGCTGCGCCTGCGTTCCGTGCAGATCGGTCTCTACCTGCGCCACACGATCGACCTCGAAGTCGTCGTAGTGGCCGCTGGCATCGAGCTTGGCGCGCAAGTCGAAAACCAGGTGCGGATCGGTGACCGCTTCCAGTTCGGCGGTGGCGTAGTAGGTCTTGAACGCCTTGAGGATTTCCGCCGCGTCGTTGACGAAGTCCAGGATGTAGGTGGTGTCTTTACCCGGATGCGCGCGATTCAATCGCGACAAGGTCTGCACCGCCTGGATGCCGCCGAGCATCTTGTCTACATACATGCCGCACAGCAAGGGCTGGTCGAAGCCGGTCTGGAATTTGTTGGCAACCAGCAGCAGGTGATAGTCCGGCTGGGCAAACGCATCGCGGATATCGCGACCCTTCAGACCCGGGTTCAAGTCGGCGCTGGTTTCGCTCACCGGTGCAGGGAAACTCTCCGGATCATTCACCTCACCGGAGAACGCCACCAACACACCCAGCTGGTAGTGCTGTCGCTCGATATAGCCGCGGATCGCTTTCTGCCAGCGCACCGCCTCCTTGCGGCTGCCGACCACCACCATCGCTTTGGCCTTGCCGTCGAGCAGCGGCTGCACGTTCTCGCGGTAGTGCTCCACCACGATCTGCACCTTTTGCGCGATGTTGTAGGGGTGCAGGCGAACCCACTGCATGATTCCCTTCATCGCCGCACTGCGTTCGACCTGCGACTCGTCGTACTCCTTGCCGTCGTGCGCCAGACGGAAAGCCAGCTTGTACGGCGTGTAGTTCTTCAGCACATCGAGAATGA
Coding sequences within:
- a CDS encoding XrtA/PEP-CTERM system exopolysaccharide export protein, whose protein sequence is MAAGLVLLAGCSTAPLPKTAASAAPQAAERYLIGPGDSLEIFVRDNPTLTTTVPVRPDGRVSIPLVQSIVAAGKSPEELGKDLETELGRYIRSPLVTVIVKSFVGAYSQQVRVVGQAATPKAVPYRSGMTVLDVMIDVGGLTKFAAGNSAKIIRHLPDGTEQSIPVRLGELMGGSIKNNVVMRPGDILIIPQSLF
- a CDS encoding TIGR03013 family XrtA/PEP-CTERM system glycosyltransferase, whose protein sequence is MFRQGAVRWQLLLVVIEFGLLEACIHAALRIRFWGDANAQEVFGASLHWRSLLVAGVLIFSMASLGLYQVHLRAGWLGRLSRQGVAFLLGGISLTVLYYLFAPAYLGRGVLILALLLGYVVVALWRILFLSLVDADLFKRSVIMLGAGERAAEVIRMMRRKSDQRGFKILGCIPVGDDPVCVSVPLLGHPDEALFEWATRHGVEEIVVGPDDRRGTLPIGALLECKQRGIAVTELADFFEREAGKIKMDLTNPSWLVFSEGFSISMSRRLTKRTFDVCVALLVLLMTWPFMLLTMLAIRLESGRGAPILYRQERVGENGKPFQVIKFRSMRTDAELDGVARWATKDDDRVTRVGRFIRKVRLDELPQLWNVLRGDMSIIGPRPERPHFVDDFNIRIGYYWLRHCVKPGLTGWAQLRYTYGASVEDAEEKLKFDLFYVKNQNLVFDLTILIQTVEVVLFGRGAR
- a CDS encoding type I restriction endonuclease; protein product: MNLHKEIHFETAICEHLAAHGWLYSDGDAAHYDRKHALYLPDLLAWIEATQPDSWQRLGKTHGPMVGERIAERVRKSLDERGTLEVLRRGVEMLGLKEPLALVQFKPALAINPAIQQRYAANRLRVVRQVRHSPNHPNDALDLVLFVNGIAVATVELKSDFTQSVNDAVDQYRFDRHPQPKGGVAEPILGFPGGALVHFAVSQAEVMMTTRLAGPTTRFLPFNRGNHGAAGNAPNPAGFATAYLWEDVWARDSWLQILGRYLIGKRDDKKNLTGVIFPRYHQLDSTRKLVADVLEQGAGQRYLIQHSAGSGKTNSIAWSAHFLADLHDGENKKLFDSVLVVSDRNVLDAQLQEAIFDFERTTGVVETITSEHGSKSAQLGQALKAGKKIIVCTIQTFPFALQAVQELAATEGKCFAVIADEAHSSQTGEAAAKLKQLLSAEERAELEDGGEIDTETLLAAGMAARAGGNKGLTYVAFTATPKQKTLELFGRPGADGLPQPFHVYSMRQAIEEGFILDVLKNYTPYKLAFRLAHDGKEYDESQVERSAAMKGIMQWVRLHPYNIAQKVQIVVEHYRENVQPLLDGKAKAMVVVGSRKEAVRWQKAIRGYIERQHYQLGVLVAFSGEVNDPESFPAPVSETSADLNPGLKGRDIRDAFAQPDYHLLLVANKFQTGFDQPLLCGMYVDKMLGGIQAVQTLSRLNRAHPGKDTTYILDFVNDAAEILKAFKTYYATAELEAVTDPHLVFDLRAKLDASGHYDDFEVDRVAQVETDLHGTQAQLSAAIAPVAQRLLTRYKTAQQARSSAPADGDDKAAEASKDTLDALVLFKNDMGAYVRLYAFLSQVFDYGNTDIEKRFIFYKRLIPLLEFGRERDTVDLSKVVLTHHTVRSAGRQPMNLQDDGKGGYKIPAMDAVGSGALQDKQHALLAEIIEKVNGLFEGQLTDDDQLVYVNGVLKGKLLENETLVQQAGNNSKEQFANSPDLKHALMQAIMDALEAHSTMSTQALGSERVRNGLKDILLGPAQLYEALRAKSEVAQPGRAAS
- a CDS encoding XrtA system polysaccharide chain length determinant, with protein sequence MQNESFDLHELFQTVLLEARAAWRYRWRALAVAWCVMIAGALLVFSLPNKYEASAQVYADTDALTNPLLRGVAVQPDVRARLEVVTHTLLSQPNLETVADKTGLSVRVSTPAGKDELLLRLGKAVQIKSAGTQNLYNLSYNDSDPQMAQRVVQAFLQILMNDTVGANTASTTTAQNFLEQQVQDYGKRLSEAETKLADFQKANVGFIPTQGGSNYFMRLQAAQTQLQALQAQYDTAISSRATTQQQMRAMATGSASSGIDPRTQDVDSQIATYQQKLSTLLLSYTDEYPDVISTRRMIAQLQARRAALQKNVASGSMMGVASDNPVYQEMQKSMYTTQVSIQTLATQIALQQRQISDLKGGADRITDVQATLQQLTRNYDVTKKQYDQLLERLNTAQLSQDATQSGNNLKFRVINPPLVPLLPVSPNRGVLLLLVFAFALASGAGFGYLLHKLTPVFTSLRDLQAYGSYPVIGAISLIVSGARGWRQRRDVIGFLAGASLLPMALAFAFVFNGQLARVVQQLFVMGGA
- a CDS encoding AAA family ATPase is translated as MSIVEKAVAKLKTLPVESSAPIPDEPRPQQAVPTVERAQERARESAQPVITAAPSHVDIKALKRIGLLPSDDEAERQLSDELRSVKRPLLANAIGKGSETFARGKRIMVTSAEPAEGKTFTAVNLALSLARETDYEVLLVDGDIPKSDVTHAFGLSEKPGLMDLVADESMAPAEVIFRTDVPNLLVVPAGKYHPLAAELFRSRRMEHVLDELDGRNRRRLLVFDSSPLLATSESQVLASHMGQIVMVVAASRTRRQTVTSALRRLNELQYVGLLLNMSRLPAAESYNNSHSYYLKALKGGA
- the galE gene encoding UDP-glucose 4-epimerase GalE, producing MNTILVTGGAGYIGSHVVQQLTERGERVVVLDNLTSGFREAVGSAELVVGDVGDQALVARVLSEHRISAVLHFAAHTVVPESVRDPLKYYGNNTCKTRNLLACCVDAGVRRFLFSSTAAVYGMPTSGIADEDTPLQPINPYGMSKLMSETMLRDLGAAGAMQYVILRYFNVAGCDPQGRIGQSTPHATLLLKVACEHAVGKRPSLSIFGTDYDTPDGTGIRDYIHVEDLAAAHLRALDHLRADGESLTLNCGYGHGYSVREVIDAVQRISGRALTVIEQPRRAGDPPMLIARADRLRERLGWTPRHDDLDFIVRTALAWEQKLAADATPA